Proteins encoded in a region of the Mercenaria mercenaria strain notata chromosome 1, MADL_Memer_1, whole genome shotgun sequence genome:
- the LOC123523618 gene encoding uncharacterized protein LOC123523618 — MADIQKIHIFGHSFVKRLKQFIQDSDDLKFNLDLNSRHMVQYTGFSGATIMTLRQHLDQIEDFAPDLVVLVIGTNDLCDASMSSDGVANQLMDLVDTLLFVIGVPKVIVTQILHRTEGNIRSKHWVDIDWFNNRVDKTNIILSTLDNKPHHRSKLWRLKGFWTVDTKAMVYAQDGCHLSPTGNMKLYRNLRAAVVASMNCSVLRV; from the coding sequence ATGGCGGATATACAGAAGATACACATTTTCGGACATTCTTTTGTGAAAAGGCTGAAGCAATTTATACAGGATTCTGATGacttaaaatttaatttagatttGAACTCTAGGCACATGGTGCAATATACAGGATTCTCTGGAGCTACGATCATGACACTACGGCAGCACTTAGACCAGATCGAAGACTTTGCGCCAGACTTAGTCGTACTGGTTATCGGTACTAACGATTTGTGCGATGCCTCAATGAGCAGTGACGGAGTAGCAAATCAGTTAATGGACTTGGTGGACACATTACTTTTTGTGATTGGTGTACCTAAGGTGATTGTTACCCAAATCCTGCATCGCACAGAAGGGAACATCAGGTCAAAACACTGGGTCGATATCGACTGGTTCAATAACCGAGTAGACAAAACCAACATCATTCTATCGACACTAGACAACAAACCACACCATCGATCAAAACTTTGGCGGTTGAAAGGGTTTTGGACAGTCGATACGAAAGCTATGGTGTATGCCCAAGATGGCTGTCACCTCAGTCCTACTGGCAACATGAAATTGTACAGGAACCTAAGGGCAGCAGTGGTCGCCTCGATGAATTGTTCCGTACTACGTGTGTAA